The following proteins are co-located in the Manihot esculenta cultivar AM560-2 chromosome 9, M.esculenta_v8, whole genome shotgun sequence genome:
- the LOC110622090 gene encoding probable ribosomal protein S11, mitochondrial isoform X2 codes for MWSVRRLSSSSLLWSYGGSKCISYMPSRFAAFSPGGNVPGPYPSRFQNSAGENVRGPYPSRFQNSAGLNDDGMRRNSNLMDYVRGIIDQENSRFSQNNVEHNADIVHMKLMRNNSFISVTDSKGNTKLVATSGSKKVVGDGKATRYAAEATAEYVGRMAREMGLKSVVVKVEGFTYFRRKRQAIMSFREGFCNSRADRNPIVYIEDTTRRPHNGCRLPKKRRI; via the exons ATGTGGTCTGTTCGCAGGTTGTCTTCTTCGTCATTGCTTTGGAGTTATGGCGGCTCCAAATGCATATCTTACATGCCTTCCAGATTCGCCGCTTTTTCCCCAG GAGGAAATGTCCCTGGTCCATATCCTTCAAGGTTCCAAAATTCTGCAG GAGAAAATGTCCGTGGTCCATATCCTTCAAGGTTCCAAAATTCTGCTGGTCTGAATGATGATGGGATGAGGAGGAATTCCAATCTCATGGATTATGTGAGGGGAATAATAGATCAAGAGAATTCTAGATTTTCTCAAAACAATGTTGAGCATAATGCTGATATTGTGCACATGAAGCTAATGCGTAACAATAGCTTTATTAGTGTGACAGATTCTAAAGGAAATACAAAGCTTGTGGCCACATCAGGTTCAAAGAAAGTAGTAGGGGACGGAAAAGCAACTCGGTATGCTGCTGAAGCAACTGCAGAATATGTTGGAAGGATGGCAAGAGAGATGGGGTTGAAATCAGTTGTGGTGAAGGTGGAAGGGTTCACTTACTTCAGGAGGAAAAGGCAAGCAATCATGAGCTTTAGGGAGGGCTTTTGTAATTCTCGAGCAGATAGGAATCCTATTGTTTACATTGAAGATACTACTCGGCGGCCCCATAATGGATGCCGACTTCCAAAGAAACGCCGTATTTAG
- the LOC110622090 gene encoding probable ribosomal protein S11, mitochondrial isoform X1 gives MWSVRRLSSSSLLWSYGGSKCISYMPSRFAAFSPGGNVPGPYPSRFQNSAGRNDAEMRRNPNPMDFVREIVEQGNSRFSQNNVVHNAGENVRGPYPSRFQNSAGLNDDGMRRNSNLMDYVRGIIDQENSRFSQNNVEHNADIVHMKLMRNNSFISVTDSKGNTKLVATSGSKKVVGDGKATRYAAEATAEYVGRMAREMGLKSVVVKVEGFTYFRRKRQAIMSFREGFCNSRADRNPIVYIEDTTRRPHNGCRLPKKRRI, from the exons ATGTGGTCTGTTCGCAGGTTGTCTTCTTCGTCATTGCTTTGGAGTTATGGCGGCTCCAAATGCATATCTTACATGCCTTCCAGATTCGCCGCTTTTTCCCCAG GAGGAAATGTCCCTGGTCCATATCCTTCAAGGTTCCAAAATTCTGCAGGTAGGAATGATGCTGAGATGAGGAGGAATCCCAATCCCATGGATTTTGTGAGGGAAATAGTAGAACAAGGGAATTCTAGATTTTCTCAAAACAATGTTGTGCATAATGCAGGAGAAAATGTCCGTGGTCCATATCCTTCAAGGTTCCAAAATTCTGCTGGTCTGAATGATGATGGGATGAGGAGGAATTCCAATCTCATGGATTATGTGAGGGGAATAATAGATCAAGAGAATTCTAGATTTTCTCAAAACAATGTTGAGCATAATGCTGATATTGTGCACATGAAGCTAATGCGTAACAATAGCTTTATTAGTGTGACAGATTCTAAAGGAAATACAAAGCTTGTGGCCACATCAGGTTCAAAGAAAGTAGTAGGGGACGGAAAAGCAACTCGGTATGCTGCTGAAGCAACTGCAGAATATGTTGGAAGGATGGCAAGAGAGATGGGGTTGAAATCAGTTGTGGTGAAGGTGGAAGGGTTCACTTACTTCAGGAGGAAAAGGCAAGCAATCATGAGCTTTAGGGAGGGCTTTTGTAATTCTCGAGCAGATAGGAATCCTATTGTTTACATTGAAGATACTACTCGGCGGCCCCATAATGGATGCCGACTTCCAAAGAAACGCCGTATTTAG